The Frankiales bacterium nucleotide sequence TAGTCCGCGCCGAGCAGTCCGTCGAGGTCGATCTCCAGGACCGCCCCCGCGCCGATCGGCCGAAACCCGGCCGCCGTGAGCTGCTCGTAGACCTCCCCGAAGGCGATCTCGTCGATCGCGGACCCGACGTAGACCGTGGGCTCACCGGCCCCCATGCTTCCCATAGCGCGCTCCCTGCTTGCTCAGGTGGTGCGTCAGGCCCCGGCGCAGCGGTCGCAACGCTCCGCCGGGGCCGCCTCCGCTGTGCGACGTGGTCAGGCTAGGACTGCCGGCGCCCCGGGCGCAAGGTATGGAAATCGCGGAATTCGTTGCGGCACAGGGGATCGCGCGTCGTCTCGCGCTAGTCGTTTCCCGCGACTAGTCCTCCGGGAAGTCCTCCGTCGGCGCGGGAAGCCGAAGGTACGCCTCGGCAATGGCGAGCAACTGATGCCCGTCCGAGCACGAGTCGGCCAGCCGCTCGACTGCCCGCAGAAGGCTGGCCTGCGCGTCTCTGTGGAGATCCGGAAGGTCCGGCTTCCAGTCGGCAGCGAAGCGGTCGAACAGCGTCAGCCCCGGCGCGGCTGTGCTCGACGGCTCCCCCGGCTCCCAGACCAGCACGGTTGACGCTGTCCCAATGTGCGCGCCGAGCGTGATCGACAACTTCATCGCGTCCGGCGAGTCCGCCATACGCCGCATGTTCTCGTGAAGGTCGGGAGGTTCGGCCGCATCGGTGCTGAAGTACGTGACGAGGGCCTTCCAGGCGTCGACCCCGCCGCTCCACTGTGCGGGCGGGGACAGCCCGTCCAATAGCTTGTCGAAGTCAGCCCGCGCCACAGCAGAAGGCTACGGGTTCCTCGCTACACCGGGCCGTCCGGTGACCTAGCGTGTCGCCATGACCGCTCGACCTGAAAAACTCGTTTTGATCGACTCCGCCTCCCTCTACTTCCGCGCGTTCTACGGCATGAAGGACCCGGTGCTCGCGCCCGACGGCACGCCCGTGCACGCGGTCCGCGGCTTCCTCGACTTCATCAGCCGCCTCGTGGTCGACCAGGGCGCGACCCGCGTGGTCTGCTGCTGGGACGACGACTGGCGTCCCCAGTTCCGCGTGGAGGCGATCCCGTCGTACAAGACCCACCGCGTTGCCGACGCCGAGGCCAACGCCGAGGAGGTGCCGGACACGCTCGCGCCGCAGGTGCCGGTGATCGCCGACGTCCTCGCCGCGCTCGGGATCGCCCGCGTGGGCGCCGCGGGCTACGAGGCCGACGACGTCATCGGCACGCTGGCCGCCCGCGCGACGGTGCCGACCGACGTCGTCACCGGCGACCGCGACCTGTTCCAGGTGGTCGACGACGCCCGCAGCGTGCGGGTGCTCTACACCGCGAAGGGCGGCGTGGGCCGGGCCGACGTCGTCACCGAGGCCGTGGTGGCCGAGCGCTACGGCATCCCCGGCACCGCCTACGCCGACTTCGCCGCGCTGCGCGGCGACCCCTCCGACGGGCTGCCCGGCGTGCCCGGCATCGGCGAGAAGACCGCGGCCGCCCTCATCACGCAGTACGGGTCGCTCGCCGGCGTCGTCCGCGCGGCCGAGGCGGGCGACCCGGGGGCGCGGGCCAGCGTGCTCGGCAAGGTGCTCGCGGCGCGCGACTACCTCGCGGTGGCGCCCACCGTGGTGCGCGTGGCCACCGACGTGCCCCTGCCGGACCTCGACGATCGGCTCCCCGCCTCCCCCGCGGACCCGGACGCCCTGGCCGCGCTGGCCGACCGGTGGAACCTGGGGACGCCGGTGGCCCGGCTCACCGCCGTCCTGGCCGCAGCTGCAGCCTGACCTCCCCTGCCCACCACCCGCCGGGGACGACTCGTCGCGAGGAGGCGGCCCGGCTCGTAGCGGCCCGGCGGGTAGGTCGCCCGACATCGGTCGGGATTGCGTCAATCGACTGCGCCTCGCAGCCTCCGCGGAGGAGCATGCGGGGCACCCGGCGGCCGGGACCACCTGGCCACGGCGTGGCAGCGGACGCTGCCTGACGGGCACGCCGATCCGCCGGTGGTACCTCCCGTCGGAGGCGACATGAAACGAGTCCTGCTCGTCATCGCATCGGTCGCGGCCCTCCTGATCGGCGCCAGTGCGCCGGTGGCCGCCCACCCGTCACCACCCGCCCTCACGTGCGCCGGCGGGGACTTCTCCACCGGCACGTTCACGCACATCCACTCCGGCGCCTACTCCAGCATCACCGTCACCGGCGCCTGCGACGTCGACCCGTACGCCACCATCACCGTGCTCGGGAACATCAAGGTCGCGCCCGGTGGGGTCTTCGACGCGCAGACCGTGCCGTCGACCATCACCGTCGGGCACGACGTGATCGCCGGCGCCGGCGCTCTGCTGGGCCTGGGCTGCCAGCCGGACTTCCCGCACAACACCGGGCACGAGTGCGGCGCCATGTTCGACCCCGACGACAGCGATCCGACCGTCCCGGACCACGACTACCCGTGCGACCCCAAGGTCGAGAACCCCTTCGGCTGCTCGGCCTCCGAGATCACGGTGAAGGGCAACATCACCGCTGTCCGGGCGAACACCGTGCTGCTCAACGGCGTCACGGTGGTCGGCAACGTCACGCTGGTCGGCGGCGGCGGCGACATCCCCTGGTCGGTCAAGAACAACGCGATCGGGCGCAACCTCACCGCCGTCGGCATCACCGCCGACTGGTTCGGCGCGCTGTTCAACCACGTGGACGGCAACGTGACCCTGGTCCGCATCACCGCGACCGACCCGGAGGACCCCGTCCCGCCCGTCTACGTCGTGCGCAACGTCATCGGCCACAACCTGGCGTGCTTCGGCCTCGGGCCGGCGCTGTCGTTCGGCTTCTTCCCCGGGGAGGCCAACACCGTGGGGCACCGGGCCCTCGGCCAGTGCGCGAACCCCGTGGCCGGCTGACGGCCGGGCGATGACGGCGTCCGCCTGCCACCCGCACGGCCGGGGTGGCAGGCGGACGACCCGCGCTGCTCGCGTGAGGCGGCAGAGCCTGACTCGCGACGCAGGTCGTGGGGGGGCCGGGCGCGAGGGCCGACGCCGCTGAGGCGGCCGGTGCCGGCCCGCGCCGCCGGCTCAGCCCGACGCGCTGCGCTGGATGTACTCGGTCGCGATCTGCTGCGCCGCCAGCATCCCCGTGGCCCACACGATCACGACGTCGTCGCCGTGCCACCACCCGATGGCCGCCGTCGTCGTGCCGCGCACCTGGTCGGCTATCGCGACGTCCTGGCCGGCGAGGGTGGACGCGGCCGGCACCACCTGCGCGAAGCCCTGCACCATGAGCGGCACGTAGGCCGCGCGGCCGCTCTGCGGCACCGTGGGCGCGAAGCGGTAGAGCTGCACCCCGCCGACGTCGGAGCCCTTGTAGACCAGCGTGCGGGCCACTCCCCCGAGGAACACCCGCGACACCGCGGGCGCGGCCCCCTGGGCGGCCATCTGGACGTCGGCGGTGGGGTCGCTGGCGTAGGTGAGCGGCGGCACGGGCGTGAGGACGGACTCGGGAAGCACGGCGAACCCGACGGCCGACGCCGACGCCGACGTGGGTCCGGGCACCGTCGGGCCGATCGCCGTTGGTGATCCCGCTGGGGCCGTGCTGGCCGCCGAGACGCCGGCGGAGGCGGGGCCGTTCGTGGACGTCGAGGAGGGACCGCCGCACGCCGCGAGCGACAGGGACACCGCCGCCAGCGCCGCGGCGCGGCGCCGGTGCGAGGCGGTGCGGGTGGGTGTGCGGGTCATCGGGCTCCTCGTGGTCGCCGCGACGCTACCCCGGCGCCCGCGGCCGGTCGCACGGCGCTCCCCGCTCACACCGACGAGAAGGCCACGACGCCGCGCTTGACGGCGTCCACCGCGGCCCGGGCCGTGCGCGAGAGCGCCAGGCCGTCGGGGGTGCCCAGCGAGGCTGCGGCCTCGGCCACCTGCCCGAGCAGGTCGGCGAGCATCTTGCACCAGCGGACGAAGTCGCCGGCGGCGAGGTCGGCGTCGCGCAGCACCGGCTCGAGCCGGTTGCCCGACGCCCAGCGGTGGGCGGCCCAGGCGAAGCCGAGATCGGGCTCGCGCAGGAACGACACGCGCTCCTCGGCCTCGAGCGAGGACAGCTCGCCCCACAGGGTGACGGTCTCCGCGAGCACGTCGCGGACCCTCCCGGTGGGCAGGCGCGGCGGCACGGCGTCGTCGGACTGGCGCGCCTCGAACACCAGCACGGACGCCGCCGCCGCCAGCTCGGCCGGGTCGAGTCCGACCCACAGCCCGCGGCGCAGGCACTCGGCGGCCACGAGGTCCATGTCGTTGTAGAGCCGCTGGAGCATGCGACCGGCGTCGGTGACGCTGCCGGCGTCGTCGTCGGTCGTGAGGTAGCCGAGCCGGGTGAGGATCGCGCACACCCGGTCGAACTGGCGCGCGATGGAGTTCGTGCGGCTCTCCACGCGCCGCTCCAGGCCCCGGGTCTCGCGCGAGAGGCGGGCGTGCCGCTCGGCCCACCGGGCGTGCTGCTCGCGGTCGTCGCAGCCGTGGCAGGGGTGCTGCCGGATGAGCCGGCGCAGCTCGAGCACCTGCGGGTCGTCGCCCGTCCCGCTGCGCTGCTTGCGCGGCCGGTCCACCTGCACCTCGCCCATCGCCTCCTTCAGGCGCTGGGCCAGGTCGCGCCGGCTGTTGGCCGAGCGCGGGTTGAACCGCGCCGGGATGCGCAGGGTCTGCACCGGCTCCACCGGTGTCGGGAAGTCGACCACCGACAGCCGGCGCACCTGGCGGTCCATGGTGAGCACGGAGGGCCGGGGCTCGTCCCGCTCGTGCAGGCCGGGGTCGAGCACCACGGCCAGCCCGCTGCGCCGCCCGGCCGGCACCACGATGACGTCGCCGGGCTTGAGCGCCTCGAGCGAGCGCGCCGCCGCGGCCCGCCGGCGCACCGCCCCGTCGCGGGCGAGCTCCTTCTCGCGCTCGGTGAGGCGGCGGCGCAGCTCGGCGTACTCCGCGAAGTCGCCCAGGTGGCAGGTCATGGCCTCGCGGTAGCCCTCGAGCGCCTCCTCGTGCTTGCGCACCTGCGTGACCAGGCCCACCACGGCGCGGTCGGCCTGGAACTGCGCGAACGAGGTCTCCAGCAGCTCGCGCGCGGCGTGGTGGCCCACCGAGCCGACGAGGTTGACCGCCATGTTGTACGAGGGGTGGAACGACGACCGCAGCGGATAGGTGCGGGTGGAGGCGAGCCCGGCGAGGGCCGACGGGTCGAACCCCTGGTGCCACACCACGACGGCGTTGCCCTCGATGTCGATGCCGCGTCGTCCGGCCCGGCCGGTCAGCTGGGTGTACTCGGCGGGCGTGACGTCGGCGTGGGTCTCGCCGTTCCACTTCACCAGCTTCTCGAGCACCACGGTCTTGGCCGGCATGTTGATGCCCAGCGCCAGGGTCTCGGTGGCGAACACCATCTTGACCAGCCCCTGCTGGAACAGCTCCTCCACGGTCTCCTTGAAGGTGGGCAGCATCCCGGCGTGGTGCGCGGCGAAGCCGCGCTCGAGGCCGTCGAGCCAGTCGAGGTAGCCGAGGACCACCAGGTCGTCCTGCGGGAGGTCGGCGCACCGCTGCTCCACGATCCCGCGGATGAGCAGCCGCTCCTCGTTCGAGGTCAGCCGCAGGCCGGCCGCCAGGCACTGCTCCACCGCGGCGTCGCAGCCGATCCGGCTGAAGATGAAGGTGATGGCGGGCAGCAGGCGGTCGCGGTTGAGCCGCTCGACCATCTCGTAGCGCAGCGGCACGTGCACGTTGCGCGGGCGCCGCCCCCCGCGCCCGGGCCGTGGGCCGGGGCTGCGGTCGCCGTCGCGTCGCGCGTCGCGCGACATCTTGGCGATGCGGTCGTCCTCGCGGGCCAGCCGCACCAGCTCGGGGTTGACCCGGTGCTGCTCGTCGTCGACGAACAGGTCGAACAGCCGGTCGCCGGCCATCACGTGCTGCCAGAGCGGGACCGGTCGGTGCTCCTCCACCACCACCCGGGTGTCGCCGCGCACGGTGGCGAGCCACTCGCCGAACTCCTCGGCGTTGCTCACCGTGGCCGAGAGCGCCACGACGGCGACGTGCTCGGGGAGGTGGATGATCACCTCCTCCCACACGGCGCCGCGGAACCGGTCGGCGAGGTAGTGCACCTCGTCCATCACGACGTAGGAGAGGCCCTCCAGCGTGCGCGACCCGGCGTAGAGCATGTTGCGCAGCACCTCGGTGGTCATCACCACCACCGGCGCCTCGCCGTTGACCGTGTTGTCGCCCGTGAGCAGCCCCACCCGCTCGGGCCCGTACCGGTCGACCAGGTCGTGGTACTTCTGGTTCGACAGCGCCTTGATGGGCGCGGTGTAGAAGCACTTGCGCCCCTCGCGCAGCGCGAGGTGGACGGCGAACTCCCCCACGACGGTCTTGCCGGCCCCCGTGGGCGCGGCCACCAGCACCCCGGCACCGTCCTCGAGGGCCTCGCACGCGCTCACCTGGAACCCGTCGAGCGGGAAGGGGTTGAGCCCGCGGAACTCCTCGAGCGCCGGGTGCGCCGCCCTCGAGCGGCGGACCGCGGCGGCGTACTGGTCGGCCGGCGATTCCACTCCGACAGGCTATGTCCCCGACGGGCGACCGTCGCTCAGGCGGGGACGAGCAGGCGGACGGCGCCGGGGACGACGCGGACCTCGACGGGCAGCGGACCCACGCGCTCGCCGTCCGCGTAGGCCACCTGGCCCGGCGCGTCGAGCCGCACGGTGGTGGCCGCGTGCTCGTGCACCTCGGGGATGTCCACGTGGGTGCCGGCGAAGACCCGCGGGAACACGCGCAGGAACGTCGGGGTGGACACCTCGTCGAGGAAGATCAGCGAGAGCAGGCCGTCGTCGAGCAGCGCCCCGGGGCACACCTTCATGCCGCCGCCGTAGGAGGTCCCGTTGCCCACCGCCACGAGCATCCCGCGCTTGTCGACCCGCACCTCGGTGGGCAGGCCCTCGTCGACCACCATCGTGTAGGGCACGGCCCGGAAGCTGCGCAGCTCCGCGAGGATCGCCCGCAGGTAGCGCGCCCTCCCGCTCGGCCAGGTCATGCGGTTGGCGCGCTCGTTGACCATGGAGTCGAAGCCGCTGGAGAGCACCGCGAGGTAGTAGCGCTCCACGCCGTCGGCGGAGGTGACGTGGCCGGCGTCCACCGTGCGCGCCTTCCCGGAGGCCAGCGCGTCGGCCACCACGTCGGCCGCCGCCACCGGGTCGTGCGGCACGCCGAGCAGGGTGGCGCTGTCGTTCCCGGTGCCGGTCGGGAGCAGGCCGAGCGGGACGTCCGTGCCGGCCACCGCCTGCAGGCACAGGTGCACCGTGCCGTCCCCGCCGCAGGCCACCACGGCCGCGGTGGGAGCGGCCTGCAGCGCGGCGCGCAGGCGGCGCGCGGCGTCGTCCGCGTCGTGGCCGACCACGACGACCACCTCGTGGCCGCGGTCCTGCAGGCGGGCCACGGCGAGCGGCGCGGCGGCGGAGGCGCGCCCCTTGCCCGACGTGGGGTTGAGCAGCAGGACGACCCGGCCGCGCCCGGCAGCGGGCCCGGCGGGCTCGGGTGTGGTCACGGCGCCGGACTCTAGTGCCGCGCCGGCTCACGTGGGGCCGGGCGCCGCTCAGGTGATGTCGTCGTCGAGCCGGCTGGGCCGTTCGTCGGCGGGGTCGACGATGCGCTCGGGCAGGGCGGAGGCCTCGTCGTCGGAGAGCGGTCCGAAGCCCTCGCGCAGCGCCCGGCGGGCCCGGCGCCGGTCGTTGACGAGCATGATCGACACGGCCACCGCGACGATCCCCATGAACGGCAGGGCCACGGCCAGCATCGTGAACGGGTCCGGCGTGGGGGTGGCCACGGCGGCGAACGTGAGCACGCCGATGACCAGCCAGCGCCAGTGCCGCAGCAGCCGGGCCCCGGACAGCACGCCCGCGAAGTTCAGCATCACGAAGATCAGCGGGATGATCGCCCCGATGCCGAAGAAGAGCAGCACCTGGATCATGAACGCCAGGTACTCGTTGACGTGGATCAGGTTCGCGATGTTCTGCGGCGTGAACCCGAGCAGCAGCGTGAGCAGGTTGGGCATCGCCCAGTAGGCGATGGCCGCGCCGAACAGGAACAGCGGGGTGGCCGCGCCCACGAAGATGTAGGCCCACTTGCGCTCGTTGCCCTTGAGGCCCGGGGCCAGGAAGCGCCACAGCTGGTAGAGCCAGAAGGGCAGCGAGATGATCAGGCCCGAGACGACGACGACCTGCAGCTGGAGGGTGAACGCGTCGGTGACGGTGCTGAGCACGAGCTCGACGGTCTTGCCCTCGGCCCGGGCCTGCTCGACGACGCGCGTGAACGGGGCCTGGATGAACGCGAGGATCTGGTCGTAGAAGAACCAGGCCACGGCCGAGCCCGCGAGGATCGCCAGCACGGAGCGGAAGAGCCGCACCTGGAACTCGCGCAGGTGCTCCCAGAGGGTCATCGCCCCCTCGGGGTTGGACGGGCGCCGGCCCCGCCGTCGGCGCCGGGCGCCCACGTCCTCGGTGACCACGGGGGGTCGTCCTGCGGCCGCTGCTAGGCGCGCGGGGCGCCGTCAGCCGGCGGCGTCACCGGCTGGGCGAGGACCTGCTGACCCGTGACCGGGTCGACGAGGTAGCGGGGGCCCTCCGCCGCCGCGGGCGCCGCCTGCTGCGGCGCCGGCTGGGCCTGCGGGGCGGGCTGGGCCGGGGCGGCCGTCACGGCCGGGGGCGCGGGGGTCTCGCTGGAGGAGTCCGAGCGCAGGCCCTCCGTCTCGGCCTTGAAGATGCGCAGGGAGCGACCGACGCCGCGGGCGACGTCGGGAAGGCGCTTGGCCCCGAAGAGCAGGATCACCACGAGGATGACGATCCAGACGCCTGGCTCTCTCAGGAATGACATCGGGCGGTCCTCACTGACTGCGCGTTTCGCCCGGTACGTCCCCGGACGTGGTGGTCCACGATAACCCGCGCTGGCCGCCCGGGCCGAGGGGCGTGCCGAACTCCCGCGGCGTTCGTCACCGGTTCGTCACCGCTCCCCCGCACGCGGGGCGACCTCGCTGCGGGGACGACGAGCCCCCTCGGGCGCCCGTCAGCGGCCGAGGGTGAGGCCGACCTCCTCGGCGATCGCGTCGTGCGTCTCGAGGAAGAGCACCAGGTCGAGCAGGTCGTCGTAGCCGATGGGGCCGCCGTCGTGGGGCTCGCGGGCCTCGGCGGGCACCGCCACGCGCTCCACGCGGACCCCGGCCGAGGTGAGCAGGCGCACGACCTCGTCGTCGGCCGGCTTCTCGACGTCGGTGCGGCACTGCGGGCAGCCGAACACGTAGCTGCTGCGCGAGTCGCACTCGCTGATCGCCTCGATGACGCGGACGCGGACCTGGCGCGGGGTGAGGTCGACGTCACCGCACATCGGACAGGTCGCCTTGATGGTGGCCATCGGGCCCTCCTCCCTGCATGTCCCTCTCGGACCGACGCAGGGAGTCTCGGCACGACCCCCGGGGGTTCTTGAGCCCCCGGGACCGAGGTAAATGGCCACGGAACGGTCACGGACCCGCACGGACGACCCCGGCCCGGGCACCCGGGCCACGTCGCGGGGGACGGACGGAGGAGCCGCCGCGGGACCGTCGCCGGACCGGCGGCGGCGGGCGGAGGGCCCGCGCGGGCTCAGGCGTCGTAGGCGGCGAGGGCCGCGAGCGCCTCGTCGCGGACGCGTTCGACCAGGTCGGGCCGGTCGAGCACGGTGACGGCGTCACCCATCCGGAGCAGCAGCCGCACCAGCCAGCGCTCGTCGCCGACGGGCAGCGCCACCTCGAGGCTGCCGTCCGGGTGCTCGGTGACCCGCTCCACCGGGTTCTCCTCGGCGATCCAGGCCACCTGCGGCGCCAGGCGCAGGGTCACCAGCGGGCCCTCCGGGCGCAGCGCCCCGGCGCCGAGGTCGCGCGGGACGGCGTCCCCGGGCACCTCGGCGGGCAGGTCGAGCACCGCGACCTCCTCGATCCGGTCCAGCCGGAAGGTGCGCACCGCCTCGGCGCGCCGGCACCACGCCTCGAGGTAGGTGCGCCCGTCGAGGGTGAGCACGCGCATCGGGTCGACGTCGCGCTCGGTGGCCTCGTCGGTGGCCCCGACGTAGCGCAGGTGCATGCGGCGCCCCTCGGCCAGGGCCTGCGAGACGGCCTCGAGCACGTGCGGGTCGCGCGAGG carries:
- a CDS encoding flap endonuclease; translation: MTARPEKLVLIDSASLYFRAFYGMKDPVLAPDGTPVHAVRGFLDFISRLVVDQGATRVVCCWDDDWRPQFRVEAIPSYKTHRVADAEANAEEVPDTLAPQVPVIADVLAALGIARVGAAGYEADDVIGTLAARATVPTDVVTGDRDLFQVVDDARSVRVLYTAKGGVGRADVVTEAVVAERYGIPGTAYADFAALRGDPSDGLPGVPGIGEKTAAALITQYGSLAGVVRAAEAGDPGARASVLGKVLAARDYLAVAPTVVRVATDVPLPDLDDRLPASPADPDALAALADRWNLGTPVARLTAVLAAAAA
- a CDS encoding DEAD/DEAH box helicase, with protein sequence MESPADQYAAAVRRSRAAHPALEEFRGLNPFPLDGFQVSACEALEDGAGVLVAAPTGAGKTVVGEFAVHLALREGRKCFYTAPIKALSNQKYHDLVDRYGPERVGLLTGDNTVNGEAPVVVMTTEVLRNMLYAGSRTLEGLSYVVMDEVHYLADRFRGAVWEEVIIHLPEHVAVVALSATVSNAEEFGEWLATVRGDTRVVVEEHRPVPLWQHVMAGDRLFDLFVDDEQHRVNPELVRLAREDDRIAKMSRDARRDGDRSPGPRPGRGGRRPRNVHVPLRYEMVERLNRDRLLPAITFIFSRIGCDAAVEQCLAAGLRLTSNEERLLIRGIVEQRCADLPQDDLVVLGYLDWLDGLERGFAAHHAGMLPTFKETVEELFQQGLVKMVFATETLALGINMPAKTVVLEKLVKWNGETHADVTPAEYTQLTGRAGRRGIDIEGNAVVVWHQGFDPSALAGLASTRTYPLRSSFHPSYNMAVNLVGSVGHHAARELLETSFAQFQADRAVVGLVTQVRKHEEALEGYREAMTCHLGDFAEYAELRRRLTEREKELARDGAVRRRAAAARSLEALKPGDVIVVPAGRRSGLAVVLDPGLHERDEPRPSVLTMDRQVRRLSVVDFPTPVEPVQTLRIPARFNPRSANSRRDLAQRLKEAMGEVQVDRPRKQRSGTGDDPQVLELRRLIRQHPCHGCDDREQHARWAERHARLSRETRGLERRVESRTNSIARQFDRVCAILTRLGYLTTDDDAGSVTDAGRMLQRLYNDMDLVAAECLRRGLWVGLDPAELAAAASVLVFEARQSDDAVPPRLPTGRVRDVLAETVTLWGELSSLEAEERVSFLREPDLGFAWAAHRWASGNRLEPVLRDADLAAGDFVRWCKMLADLLGQVAEAAASLGTPDGLALSRTARAAVDAVKRGVVAFSSV
- a CDS encoding diacylglycerol kinase; the protein is MLLNPTSGKGRASAAAPLAVARLQDRGHEVVVVVGHDADDAARRLRAALQAAPTAAVVACGGDGTVHLCLQAVAGTDVPLGLLPTGTGNDSATLLGVPHDPVAAADVVADALASGKARTVDAGHVTSADGVERYYLAVLSSGFDSMVNERANRMTWPSGRARYLRAILAELRSFRAVPYTMVVDEGLPTEVRVDKRGMLVAVGNGTSYGGGMKVCPGALLDDGLLSLIFLDEVSTPTFLRVFPRVFAGTHVDIPEVHEHAATTVRLDAPGQVAYADGERVGPLPVEVRVVPGAVRLLVPA
- the tatC gene encoding twin-arginine translocase subunit TatC; the encoded protein is MVTEDVGARRRRRGRRPSNPEGAMTLWEHLREFQVRLFRSVLAILAGSAVAWFFYDQILAFIQAPFTRVVEQARAEGKTVELVLSTVTDAFTLQLQVVVVSGLIISLPFWLYQLWRFLAPGLKGNERKWAYIFVGAATPLFLFGAAIAYWAMPNLLTLLLGFTPQNIANLIHVNEYLAFMIQVLLFFGIGAIIPLIFVMLNFAGVLSGARLLRHWRWLVIGVLTFAAVATPTPDPFTMLAVALPFMGIVAVAVSIMLVNDRRRARRALREGFGPLSDDEASALPERIVDPADERPSRLDDDIT
- the tatA gene encoding Sec-independent protein translocase subunit TatA, with the translated sequence MSFLREPGVWIVILVVILLFGAKRLPDVARGVGRSLRIFKAETEGLRSDSSSETPAPPAVTAAPAQPAPQAQPAPQQAAPAAAEGPRYLVDPVTGQQVLAQPVTPPADGAPRA
- a CDS encoding WYL domain-containing protein — its product is MSVRTAPDTAATRLSRLLALVPWLSAHEGVTIDEAAAHFGVTADQLQADLWLLICTGRPGHMHGDLVDIQFWEEDGRITVVDPQTLDRPLRLSADEAASLLVALRVLAQVPGPHDRASLASATAKLEAAAGEALRAADGLAVSVDTSRDPHVLEAVSQALAEGRRMHLRYVGATDEATERDVDPMRVLTLDGRTYLEAWCRRAEAVRTFRLDRIEEVAVLDLPAEVPGDAVPRDLGAGALRPEGPLVTLRLAPQVAWIAEENPVERVTEHPDGSLEVALPVGDERWLVRLLLRMGDAVTVLDRPDLVERVRDEALAALAAYDA